tggtccaaaaattatgactttattcagcattgtcttctcttccgggtctgttgtgagtgcgactgctgtgactgttgacgtacgacgctgctgacgtgttttctggtgcgtccaataacaaagataacacgtcagcagcgtcgtacATCAACAAGATGAATGTCTTTGCCACACTTTGATTACCAAAAGGTAAGGACATGCAGGCACCCTGAGTCCTGAGACACACTCATCATGGGTGAGCTTATACGCCTGCATTTGTACACTTGTACATCAAGATGAATTCTAGGTGTCACCAAAATGTCACCTCATGATTTCACACTTAATTAATGGCCAATATGAGAGCAGCTGAGAGAGCAGGGGGACAGATGAATGGAATTTATtgtattgcaatttttttataatgtgcaATAAAGAATCGTTCACAATAAGACCAAGAGCATGCATTTAGAAGGTAAAGGTCTAATGTTTAATTTTGCTTTTCTTTAGTAATCGGATGGATTTACAGATCAAGTGGACATCACTCTCTCATGCTTTGCAGTGAGTCTTCAGGATGCTGTTAAGAACAGCAAAACGCCTCTAAAGGGCTGTCCCTTTCTTCTCATTGATAACTGCCAGTTTCCACTCTAAACAATACAGTTGCCTGATACCAAGCCACACAACAGGAGATGACCCTGCTCCATGTGCTGGCCAGTATGGGCTTGGACCTGCAAAAGCTTGGCTTGGATGTAAGCAGAGATATTTCAGCCAGCAGTCGTGGCTTAATTAGCATTAGATAGCTGTGGTGTTCTCATCGACACAGTTCACCTCATCCACATTTTTTAGAGATTGTTCAGTGGCTTCATCTCTGGCTACTTGCAGAGATGGATCTGAGATTGTCTAGTAAGTCACTGGATTTCAGTACAGACAGTATCCCTTTACAAGCGGGTTCTATCAACAGGATTGATTTTTTGTTTCTCCAATCGAGTGACTCCAGCTAGACACAGTCAATCAATGGTTATTAAAACCATTCATCTAATTCATCACTGCAGTAAGAGAACTGGTGTCTGAAATCAATGCAAAAAGAGCTGAATTTACTGACTCTGCACAAGGAcatttagaagaatgtttgtcTTTCTATCACATTCTGGAGAAACCAATGAGCAGTATAATAACTACAGCTGATGATATAAAAAAAGGTGCAAGAAACCTGAACATTGCAGTAACCACATTTACCAAACATCCTGTCACAATACTTACTCCTTGTTGTATATCTTAGTAAGTTCATGCTGTTTAAGAACATTGTAGTCCATTTTGCAGACAAGAATCATAAAGATTACACATTGATATTAGCGAATTGAGAAATTTTGTATCTGTATAATTTAGCCTTCTATATGAATAAGAAATGTGCAGTTATTGACAACCATCTTCAAATGTCCTTAAAAATATATCATACTATCCaattgttttgatatttatagTTGCTTTTTTTTAGACACAAGTTatttcagaatgtgtgtgtgtgtacctggtattcACTATGTTATGAGACAAAATGTCCCTACAAGAATAGGAATACCAGGAAAAAACATTATGTCTATGGAATGTCCCCAGaaaaaacaatgtgtgtgtgtttactggaaTTGATTGTTTCGATTTGCCTGAAGATCACAGAGGAACCAAATGAAAAACATCACTATAGGTTTCATGAGTAGTTGGTTAATGGAAGCATGTGAATTCTGCACCCTAAAAACTGCTTAAAGGGGTCAAAACAAAATTCCCTTTACaagtttgaacataaatgtgtgtagaAAGTTTGTGTACACATCcatcctataatgataaaaatactccctgtgttttttttttaaatccctattTTAAaatcccctttctcaaatcaggCTGTTCTGAGATTCCTGTCAGAATGACATTTTTctgcacaggcccctcccacgatagttGATTGACAAGGCTATgttaccttagacccgccctgagtgagctgtgagCAGTCTTCCATCGTGTCGACTCTAGTGCTGGGGAAGACAAGAATGTTTGTCTGATTAAACTGAAGGAGTGAATGCCGAGTTGCTTTATCCTtcatattgatattaattatattattacattatttcttgTTTGACAATTAATCAAGTTATGGCAAGAGTGAAACTTATGTGCTCTTATGAGATATTAAATAATCCTGCTTTATGCTGTACTTCTACTCTTTAAAATGATGACTTCATAGTGTGTGAGTAACGAACCATACTCATAAAATTCTAGCTAGGGCCAGGCGGCCTTGAAGTTCTGATACGTtttctgtctgtacagggagaagctcagacattCAACAGACAAtgtccagcgtatcagatatACGTATTTGGAGAGTTTATCTAGGTTGTGGAACCAATCAGAACTTTGTTGAATTATGCATTGAAGCAGTTAgcatcctctgtcagggtataattGTTGTTGATTTTGAGTTGTACATAAAGCGGCCTACAAACTCCATCAAGagtattgaagctgacttctgctgatgaaactaCAAACCAGGTTCTTCAgtaaatttttctttatttgaatgcatctctgactcctggtcttcattcatcatatCTGGTCAttgggttttaactgtacatTTCCCTGCAAAACATATGAGGttttctgttgttggatgtaaaaATCAACATAGCAGTTGTCAATGACTAGTGATATCTGAGCCACAGAGGATTAAGGTTACGTTCATTTTTGAAGGGAATGCGTCCATCCCCAATCTGCCTAAATACGTCTGTTGACACAAATAATTAGTGATCCAGCTTTGCCTAAGGGTTTTATATGAATCTTTGCCAATCGCATTTCTTATATGTGCTAGTTAGTTAGTTTCACGGCTGAAGTTTAAAGTCTGCTCATCACCACATGGAAGAGAGGGGcagggtcagcagagctcattagcatttaaagcgaCGTGGACTAAAAAACAGCGTGCTGAAAACAgagcatgttgttgttttttacactacTATTTTGAAATTtgaaccaaagtatgttatagaatTTTCATAAAGACCCTAAAAAATCACAGCAACTTATGTTTCAAAATCTGCATCCGATGACACCTTTAAAAACGtggaatctggaatctgaaggggAATTGCATGGTAGCAACTTTACATTACAAAAACTCTGCGGTTAGATGACTGAACTGATCTGTGTGAAATGTGATTCTTGCTCCAACCCAGAATGATTTCCGTCTTAATTTTTGTGCTTAACCACAATCTCACCAGATATCTGATATCAGATACATTCTACTCTCTAGTTTATCTGTATTGTTGCTTTCAATCATACCACAACCTCATTGAAAAGATAACTAAACTCAACAAAATTTTAATCCAGACCACAACATTTTGGAGTGGAATTTCAAGACTTCTACAATCCTTGTTTGAAGTGCAGCTGTGTTTTCTTGGCGgatatatgttttataaatgcacTTTGTTTCTTATATTTCTTTAAAGGGGAATATTGTTTTAGGCATGATGTCAATATCTGGCAGATCTGCAAGGTTTTGTTTTCCATGCAACTTCCTAAAAGATTCAAGTGGAAATTTTGAGTCGTAGTTTCAGGAGTACAAAAATTACCTTATGTTTTCACATACGTGATTAAGAGAAGACATGACTAAGAAACTTCCCATATGAGTTAGAACACATGTTGATACAGGGGAAATTTTATTGTTACATCCATGTACATAAACAATTCATTTTGAGAGGAACACAACGGTGAGGGAAACAGGGCATATGTCACATTACAGAAAAGCCTGGTTTCCTGTTCACACTAGTTTAACGGTCTGAGGTCTCTTAAGGTTAGcttattgtaaaacaaaaaccCTACTATATTTCACTGAATATGTCAAGTGAATAGCTAAAAAATTTGGactgaaatgaaaatagaaaatattatttgtgCTCACATCCATGATAGGAGTATATTGCATCTCTTGGCTGTTCTctgattcaaatgtttttgtaCGTATTAATACAATGTAGTCAACATATTCATTTGCAAACTTTAACATGTTTGCTAAAATAACAGAGATTCTGGCTGTAAACTAAAGAGCTGCTATGCAAGCGTTGCCTTATCTCACGTACAATATAATAGTTAACTGGAATTCTATAATGaatatgtaatttgtaatttatttaaatgcacaaaAGAAATCCttctttgttttaataaatagtaaataccTAATAAAGACATAAACTTTCTTGATTCTTAATTAGTTTAACAAGCTACCCTAAAATCAGTAAAGCGTTCGTGGGTTTCTTGGGTTTGAGTTGCTTGCCTCCAACATTTTACACACCAAGATAATTTATTGTGGTTTTGATAGGGTACATCTTCCTGTTTTGTATTAAAACCACAGTCAACTCAGACTCTGTGAATTGCAGTAATACACAGATATAGAGCGATACCTATCAGTGATCATAGGCCACTATTTTAAAGTGCACATGCTTGCGTGCACTTTGGCAAACTTTCCGTCTAACAGCATGCattggtttgtttttttactagAGGTGGTTTGAGAAAAGGGAACttgcattggtgttttttttttcttctgattttgGGTGGGGGGATGTgtgctccatctctctctttttttctttgatctGTCTTTGATGAAGCTCAAAGCTTGATAGCTACAAACAGTCTATGACCTGCATTTAAGAAATACAAGTTGCCTTGCCTTTGTCTAGATTATCTTGAGTGTAACATTTTTGTTTAGTCTTAATTTTTATGACACGATATTTTTTAATCtactgcatatgtgtgtgtgtgtgtgtagttcaaCCTCAAGGCCACTTATcagaaattaacaaaaaaataaaaatccccgCAAACACCAATGGTTTCTGTATAAACAGGTGATTGTACGGGTGATTGTGCAGGTGAAGTGTACAGGTGAGGTTTATTCACAGTTTGAGTGAGCTTACTACAATAGTTCCTTCACTACGCAAATCACCTGAGTTGTGGCTGAAACATGTCTTCCTGCTTAGGTCTCTTTTCCTGGCAGCAATGTACACACAAACCCACAATTGCACACGTGCAGCAGTGCATCTACCTGTGCAGAGCTGAAACATGATGGGGGAAGGGAGGTGGAAGTGTTGCCACTGATTGAGGTAAAGGAACTTTAAAAAACCAGAAGAAGTGGGAAACCATATAAGATGATTTGTTGTTTTATAGAATGCGCTCATTTATAGTCTGTGCTTTTGTTCAAGATTTTAACAGAACTTGTAAAACATTGCAGAAGAGTAAACCAGGAGTTCTGTGACATGATACAAAAACCATGCTTTcttattatcaaaaaaaaaaaaaaaactcttttttatttaaacattatatcTGGGtcttcataataaatataaagcatCTAAATTTAAACCCTGTCAACACTTGGGTCACATTGTGTAAAAGCATTTTTACCATTTGTCACAGTACCATAGTGTATTACTATCTAATAAATGACTATTATATTTTCAAAACTCACTTTTTACGACACAGTGGTTAAGAAATGAGGAAACGAAATTATAAGCAGACAGTGACAAAACTCAAAGATTACAAATAgataatacattttgatttaaattattacttgttggttttatttaaagattaactgtaagTAATTAAATTAGGATTAATTTAATAGACGCAACTTTATGGTtgtgcaaaagtaaaaaaatagagTTGTTTTTCATGAAACACTATGCAGGCTGTGGTGAAAACCACAGGTCTTGGATTCAGAGTTAAAAGTGGTGCTTCACCTTTAACACAGCAGATGCAGTGCTCTCAGAATCACTGTGTTGTTAGCAGTCCAGGCGAAACATTCAGAGAGAAAGTCTTCAACCATGCATTCGTTTACCGGTAAGCCTAGACATTAATCTGTTGAATTACACTGTTAAACGTATCAAATAGCAgtacaaatgtacaaaaatttTAAGAATTCTTTCAAACAAgagaaagtgttgtttttttgaatgttttatttaaaaaaaaatacaaataaaaacacttttactcGTCTATGAAATGAACCTACCATTTTGTGCACTTTCTGACAAATTGTGTTTCTCATTGACAGTTTTTTGTCCTTTGCTGCTGATGTGGTCGTGCCAAATAAAggtaattaatgaattaatccaAGACAAACTACACTTACCTTTCATTTTAACTTCTAAGTCCAGAGaaaagttcaccctaaaatgaaaatactaTCATCGTTCATTCACCTTACTCACAGTTTCAAACCTGTAGGAGAGACATGCTTTTGAGGAATTAAAAGAAGATTTGAGGGCGAATGAAAAAATCAGTCACCAATCACTTTCACTGCGTCCGTTTTGCCCACAGTGAACATGAATAGTGACTGGGGCTTTCAATCTGACATCTTTTACACGCTAAAAAAGGAATCGCCTGCAATGAGTAATTGCACTTGTTACAGTAttcattaatctttgttaatgttattttatgttagcccgggtccattaaataatattaacagattcAACTTTTAATATTAATAGTGTATTATTAATGTACAATGTATTAGTAAAAGttgaaaataacactgaataagaTTAATCAATGCTTCTGAAGATGtctttttcattgttagtttatgtaaaataatgtagAGCTAAAATAACGTTACTGCAAAGTGTTTGGAACAAGAtggcagaatttccatttttgtgaGAACTATTCATTAGATTTCTGGAAGGGCTAAATCCAATCTTGTATAGTAGAATGGGTTTCTCAAACACTTTACAGCTAATTTCTAATCAGGAATCATGTACTAATGAAAGACTGTCTAGAGGTGGTTGATTTATGTAACTCGTTCCTTGAGAGGTTTTTGTGAAGCTTCTGCATTACCTTTATTTCAGAAAAGCTGGTCCAATGAGACTACTGAAAGCCACGTGGGAGAAAACTTAACAACAGAGTATGAGTATTCCACAGAGCCCGTGGATTACAGCGAGCTTGAACAAATCTGCGATAGAGGCTCCAACCGTTCGTTCCGTTCGTGGTTCCTTCCCACTATCTACACGATCATCTGCTTCATGGCCCTCGTGGGAAACTTTCTGGTCATCCTAACCTACCTTTACTTCAAGAGGCTGAAGACAATGACTGACGTCTACCTGCTCAATCTAGCCTTGGCTGACCTGCTGTTTGCAATTTCTCTCCCCTTCTGGGCAGCTAGTTTCATGAGCAAGTGGCATTTGGGTCTGTATCCATGCAAAGCCATGTTCACCATCTACAAGGTCAGCTTCTTCAGTGGCATGTTCCTTCTCACCTGTATCAGCGTAGATCGTTATTTCTGCATAACAAAGGCCATCTCTGCTCACCGCTGTCGCTCCAGTGCAGTCTTTTATGGACAGGTGTCTTCTCTAGTAACCTGGGTGATGGCAGTGATCTTTTCAGTCCCAGACATGGTGTTCTCTGAAGTTAACATCAATGGCACTTGCACAGAAAATGGAAACAACTATGAAGCCTACCGCATTAAGATGCTGCTAAGTCAGATGATCCTGGGTTTTATACTTCCAACGGTTGTCATGGGGTTCTGTTACACCTGTATCATCAAgaccctcatccaagccaagaaCTTTGAAAGGAATAAAGCCTTCAAGGTCATCATTGCAGTGGTATCTGTCTTTGTGTTCAGTCAACTACCCTATAATGTAGTCATGGGAGTGACCGTTCAGGACACAACGGATTGCAACAAGGACAAGAGTCGTCTTTATGCTATGGATGTAACCAGAGCCGTGGCCTTCTTGCGCTGCTGCGTAAACCCCTTCCTGTATGCCTTCATTGGGGTGAAGTTTCGCAATGATCTCTTAAAGCTACTGAAAGACTTGGGATGTATCAGAAAGAGCCACCTCATGTACACCCACTGTGGTAAACGAAGATCCTCTTTTGGCCTGGATACAGAAACCACAACAACGTTTTCCCCCTGAATGTTAAAGATCAGATTCCAagacaacaaaaatgttttaccaATTTACTTTGTTACATCGAGATAAATGGCTTCATAGCTTCATTCAGAGCTAACCATCTGTGGAGGACTGTGTGGTGACATAGACTGACACTAGTGTCTTACTGTACAAAAGCTTCCTGCATTTTCATTGCTCTTTGACAGAAGAACTGTCTGACTCTGTATGATATAACCATTTTATGCTCAATATCTTGTTCTCGATATCAATGTCtatactatatattatacatgCTTTCAAAAATAAGACATCTTTAAGGTTAACTATCCAATAATATGTTGGAAACCATTTAGCAGCAAAATCCTCTTTCATGGTTGGaatcctttaaaatattattttttttactctgtctGAGATAttatgaaactaaataaaaatacattttcggAAATGACTGACTTGAGATTTTTGTGTTAGAAACATCTGCACAATAATAGTTTCACTCTCTTCAGTTGTATGCTTAGGTACAAAATAtctgtaacattaaaataaaaggtGAGCCCATGTAAAGGACAAATACATCTAGAAATTACTTACATAGAACATTGTTCACTATGAACTACTGCATCCTGCTCACCCCCCTTACTATATGTTGAAGAAGACCTTTATACTCATTTGCCTGTGGTCACATTTAGTACTATGTACTATTAGTTATGTGTGTGGTTGTGGTGAGTCTGTGTTACACTTAAAGTACCTTGCTTGCAGAAAAGCGATATACAGCTCAATTCTGTTTCTCAGTTTTAGACACTGgcaaaaaaaacggaaaaaaaaacgTGGGGTGACGGGTTAAATTACACATGTAGCATATGTTACTACAGAGCAAAGTacaaaaaaggtacaaagctgtCCCTGGGCCAGTACCTTAAGTTACAAAAGCTACAAGGTACAGCTTTATAACTTTTTTACTCCTAAATGATAGGTATtagtactttaaaagtacatattagtacccAACGGGCGGGCTGACAAATTAGTATCTTTTGAAAGGGTACTGTCCAAGTGACAGCTttttaccttttttctgagataatatta
The Carassius auratus strain Wakin chromosome 31, ASM336829v1, whole genome shotgun sequence DNA segment above includes these coding regions:
- the LOC113050829 gene encoding C-C chemokine receptor type 7-like, with protein sequence MHSFTVFCPLLLMWSCQIKKSWSNETTESHVGENLTTEYEYSTEPVDYSELEQICDRGSNRSFRSWFLPTIYTIICFMALVGNFLVILTYLYFKRLKTMTDVYLLNLALADLLFAISLPFWAASFMSKWHLGLYPCKAMFTIYKVSFFSGMFLLTCISVDRYFCITKAISAHRCRSSAVFYGQVSSLVTWVMAVIFSVPDMVFSEVNINGTCTENGNNYEAYRIKMLLSQMILGFILPTVVMGFCYTCIIKTLIQAKNFERNKAFKVIIAVVSVFVFSQLPYNVVMGVTVQDTTDCNKDKSRLYAMDVTRAVAFLRCCVNPFLYAFIGVKFRNDLLKLLKDLGCIRKSHLMYTHCGKRRSSFGLDTETTTTFSP